In Capricornis sumatraensis isolate serow.1 chromosome 2, serow.2, whole genome shotgun sequence, the DNA window GCACGGAGCACACATCGCAGGGACCCAGTGCTTAAGAGCCCAACATTTTCTTGCACAGCTATCTCCTTCCCCAAAGCCACAAGCACAAGCCCCAAGGACCTACTCTCTCCCAATTTTCTCCCCCAGAGACCACTTCAATGATGTTTGTACCTATTTTCCCCAAGCAGATTGAGaacccttcttcctcctccatccCCCCATCCATCAGCCTACTCTCACCTCCTCCTTCAAACATCTTGGTCACATCCTCCCACAGGGGGGCCCCCTCCTTGGCCTTCTCCGGATGGTGCAGCTTCACCCACGTGCTGGCCTCGGTGGGCAGGGTGATCAGGAGCTGCTGCAGCATGATGCCTCCTGACTGACCTTGTCCACTTCTGGCGAGGAAGCGGCCAGAGCCTCTGCTGAGATGCCTCACAGTGGCGTGGTCCTCCTGTGACCACAGACTCCTGCCCTCAGGATTCTTGCGTTTGCCTGTGGCACCAGAACCTAGGGGCTCCTAGAGGCTGATGTGGCTCtcacagctctgagaaactgATTCCTCTCTAAAATTAAGTCCTGCCTGCTTGCAGGGTGGCTGGTTGAGTAGGTCTGAGTATATGCCTCTTCATATTCTTCTAGAGGAGCaaaaggcagggaggaggggtccAGAAAACTGATCATACAGATAGAACTCCAGACCTTGCAGAAACAtacttaaaactgaaaaagatgcAAAAACAAAGATTTAGTATCAATGTGAAAATAAGTATAATCTATGCTTTACATGCAGCTCTAATTTCCAGTTCCATACACACTTTCACAAACAGCACAAGTACACACAAATACCAAAGATACACAAACATGCGCAGACCTTGCCTTGACTTTCCTCTTtggaagctccaataatttggccacctgatgcgaacagccaactcactggaaaagaccctgatgctgggaaagattgaaggtagaagaagaagagggcgacagaggatgagatgacctcactgattcagtggacatgaacttgggcaaactctgggagatggtgagggacagagaggcttgacatgctgcagtccatggggtcacaaagagtcggacacaacttggcaactgaacaacaacaacaagctgcATACGTCTTCTGCTTGGACACAGACAGACTTGGGAGTTTAGAGGGCAAGCTTAGAAATCAGATAGTCTGGGTTAGAATCCTGACACGGGCACTTAAAAGCTCTAAGACACTTCAGTTCTCTGAGTTTCCATTTCATCATCTAGAAAATGCATATAAGAAGTGTACTTCTTAGGGTTGTAACAATATTGGGAATACAGTACCTTAATAGACATTATTATAAACCTTTTGCTTTAATGTGCAACCACAACactactttttaaagttattttttaaactattatagATCTGAACTTAAAGTTTCAAGAATCTCAAATATAGTACTTCGAATATAATGAGAACTACTGCAGAACTGCTCCTGGCAGGAAATTTTGGAAACTGCCTAACTTTTCGTGGAAGCCCTTGGCATCTGAACAGGTGCCTCTACAGCGACTAAGTACAGTGTATTAGGGCCTCAAGAACAATCCTAGTTCTAGCTCCCTGAAAAGGGAGCTGGCCCAACTTTTTGAAGTTTGTGGGGCAGGGTGTTTGGCTTCTTGTTTTCAGCTGTGACTGATGCAGAGAAAGGAGCTGTATTGGAGCATATGAAAAATATCCTGTCCCCaaatatatgaaaagtaaaaTGGTTTGTTACCCAAGTGGAGAAACTTTCCAATCTTATTCCCGAAATGGTTAGCGACAGAGAAGCTTCATTTAGAGTATGCCCCTTCTCACTACTTCCAGACATGCCTCTCTCGGACCTAAGAAACTGCAGACACAGACAGCGTAGCTTCCTACTCACCAGAGAGGCCGTGGACGCTGGTACGACCAGAGATGGGGGGCGGAGCCGGTTCTTGCGGCTTTCAGCTCCAGAGGGTGTCTCTTTAGAGAAGCACCGGTAAGAGATTTTGTTCTTTCCCAGCCTTTTATAGACAGACCCCATCGACACCCAACAcaatggcttttttaaaaaacgcCGAACATTCACGCAAGCTTCCTTCTGAAGCCCAAAGGGCTATCGGCCTCCAGACGGGACCAGGGTTCTTTTCTAAATTCCTGAGAGGCGGCCTAGGGCGGGTGCTAAGGCACCAGATAAATCCACAGCCCCTCCAACGTGTCCTTTCCCAGCCACACCCCCGGGAGCTGGGCTCTGGGGACCCGCAAGGCCCAGGGAACCCTGAACCGGCTTCCAACAGACCCGGGCTAGGCTACCGCTCGCCGGCCGCTGTTTTGATGCCAGCCCGGAGGCAGTGGCGAGGCCCACCGGCGCCCCGCCTCCTCCGCAGTAGCGAAGCGCCGTTGCCCGCGCCCCTGTTCGCCTTCGCCCAGGCCTTTGGCGGGTCCCGGCTGCTGCCCCCGGCGCAGCCGCAGTGCTCTCAACCCGGTGCCCTCGAGTCTTCCGGCGGCTCGGCACGCCCCGCCGCCGGCTCCGCCCATCGGGAGCAGCGAGAGCCCGCCCTCTTCGGGGAGGCAGGCGCTCCCGAAAATCCGGAACCCAAATTCCGCGGAGCGCGCCTGGGCACGCCGCCACCACGACTGCCAGACCCTGGACAGCGGGCACCCAGGCGGACCGCCCGCGTTTCCTGACAGCGGTCGCAAGAGACTAGGTAACCGGCCCAGCTCTTCCCGTGCGAAAgccctttctctgtccttcattcatttattcaactatCTTCTGAATCCCTAGGTCTGTTCACACATTGTTACAGGCTCTAGGGAAATACGTTATCAAAACTCAGTCCCTGCTTTCTTGGATCTTAATTCTGGGAAAACTaaatagataataataataatgtagaaaGGTAATGTTGTCTGCCATCCCAGTGAATTGCCcaccatcaagccatcagccactgcagaCCTCACGAATGGTGTcccctgaggggaattcaggatggagacAAACAAGAAACCTTCTGCCCTCTGGCAGACTGTAGATAGTTAAGAATTAtctaaggaataatttcaatgagCAGGGCCTTTACTCTGCTCTGACTTGTTCATGACTTTTAATCTAGTCATCACTGAAAAGATTATTTCCTGTATTTTGAGTTACTTCCTGACCTCTTTCAGGTACTGCCTCTGGTGCAACtcgtccttctccagaggataaaCTCTAGTCTCTTCTGGGATGAGGAAAGGTGGTAATGTAAACTCATGtttacaaaataaagagaaactcaCATAGTTAATCAGCCCTAGTTAAttgcattttaaacaaattaattaaaaaataacctgCTATCTTAAAAGTATATCTGTTATGATTCACCATTCTTAAAAGCTTATAAATTCTGATGTATTTGTAAAGAAAAGaaggaggggctttcctggtggtccagtggcggaGACTCTGccctctcaatgcagggggcccaggcttgatccctggttagggacctagatcccacatggcacaactcAAGAGTTTGCATTGCACAACTAAAtatcctgtgtgccgcaactaagacctggccagCCAAACAAacgaataaaaataaatattttttttaaaaatatgtgttaaaaaaaaaggaaaaaaaaagatttcctcacctataaaagcTAGGTGAGAAAGTATAGGAATTGCCTTTCTCTATTGTCCTCATAGAtacccagttcaattcagttcaaatcAAAAcaattcagcaagtatttattgagtccctactgtatgccaggcacttgTGATGCACCAGTAAACAAAACAGatccctgctctcatggagcttacatacTCCTAAGGGAAAATATGAGTAAATAATAAGCATAATAAATGTGTAAATTATCAATATCTAGTATGTTATAtaatatgttggagaaggaaatgacaatccactccagtattcttgcctggagaatcccatggacggagaagcctggtaggttacagtccatggggtcgcaaagagtcggacacgactgagtgacttcaccttcacctatgTAATATGTGATATGGACAAAGAAGGAACAGAACAGATTAAGGGAATTTGGGAATATAGAAGTTAGGGGGCAAGGAAAAGGTTGTAATATTAAGTAGCATGGTCAGAACAGGCTTCAGTGAAAAGGTAACATTTGAGCAAAAGTGAGGAAGGAAGGGTAGGAAGTCTGAAGGAACAGCTAGGGTAAAGGCCCAGTGGCAGGAATAGGCTAGAGTTCAGAATGGAGGTCCTGGCTGGAGACATGGATTTGGCAGTTGATACAACCATAAAATACCAACAGAGATGTTATTTTAAGCCAGAAGACCACTAAAGATCACTGAGACACAGATTGTAGATAGAGAAAAGTGATGGCCGTGCTTTTCACTAAAGGAAGCTATCAAAAAAACCAAATTCTTAGGAAATCTAAGACCACAGAAACATGGAAGAACATGTTTAAGGCACAGAGAGCACCCTCACTCTGTCCTTCTGCCATCAAAGTCATCAGGACTTAAGAGTTAGAAGCCAGTTTTTTTCAGGTAAATATACTAATATAAACTATCCAGAGATAATGGAATATATTCTGGATTAACAGCTTTACTTTTGATAGTTCACACAATGTTCAGGCAGTTAAACTGTCTGTTTTAAACTGCCATTTAAGAGGAAGAAGTTGAACTTGACCAATCTCCACTGATGTTTGAAAGGATGCAGTATTTATAAAGACAGTGAAGTACTATGAATCAACTCCTCCACTTCCCCTCTCTCATACTTCCCTGCCTCTCATACTGTGGCCCCTGCAGTCACCGTCTCCCTGGTCCTCTTTGGTGGGCTCCTAAATGTGTTTTTCTAAGGGCTGTTTCAAATACTTTCTCGCTCAAAAgacaacacatttttaaagttaatgacATACATTTGGCAATTGGAAAGTAAAAGACAATTAAGATAGCATCCACCAATCTTCAAAAGACATCAATATGTATTAGGAATTATGGCCTAATTTTCTTAGGTGTAATAATGGCATTGCAGTTAAGTCTTAAAAGAGTGGTGGTTATCTTTTAGACATACATCCCAAAGCAAATGTggatgaataatttttaaaaaagcatcattCTGAACTAAAGTCTACATTAATATCTCCATAAATAATTCCTAGGCTTCCACAACAGCATTAcaattgtgattttaaaaaacctttttgcAACAAAATACCAAAGGGGTTGATAAGGAAACAAGACTTTTGGCATAGATATGTGAACATACAAATATGACATTAAATGGTAGTCTAGTGTCAGTATTAatcattatacatatattcattttacaTAGTGGAATGGGCAAATTACAATCCTCAGGCTAAATGCAAAAcaatacttttcttttaaataaagttgATTGGAGCAGAGTTATATGAATTCATTCATGTCAGTGGTTCCCAACTAGGAATTATCTTGCCCTTCTCAGGTCTGGGGAAATTTCTGATTGTCACAGTGGAAGGGGGAACTACTGGCATCCAgtggccagggatgctgctaaacatcctacaaagCAGGACAGCCACCTACAACAAAGCATCCCAAAGCATTAGCAGTGCCACGGATGAGATACCCATATATTGTCTCTGGATGCTTCTGCACTAAAATGATAGAGTTGAGTAGTTCTGACAGAGGTCATATGGCCTACACACCTAACATGTTTATTatgtggccctttacagaaaacatttgcCAATTTTTCTctaggaaaccaaaaaatgtAAGTACCTCATGTTTAGCTGGTTTCCTATTAAGTCTAGAAAACTCTCTTTAACATTATTTCTAGAATGAGAcaattgacatttttatttttacctcttCTAGCCATATAAAGGGCTACAGTAAAAGGTTATATTTTATTCTGATTCATTAAAGGGATATTTAAATCTGTGACTCTCAAAGTCAATCACAGATCACTGGCTTGTCATGATGATTTCACTGGCCCAcagtgaaatgagaaaaataaagacaagtttggaaaattgcaaatagaactgccttataacccagcaatcccactgctgggcatacacaccgaggaaaccagaattaaaagagacacgtgtaccccagtgtccatcgcagcactgtttataatagccaggacatggaaacaacgtagatgtccatcagcagatgaatggataagaaagctgtggtacatatacacaatggagcattactcaaccattaaaaagaatacatttgaatcaggtctaatgaggtggatgaaactggagcctattatacagagtgaagtaagccagaaagaaaaacaccaatactaacacatatatatggaatttagaaagatggtaatgataaccctctatgcaagacagcaaaagagacacagatgtatagaacggacttttagactctgtaggagagggagagggtgggatgatttgggagaatggcattgaaacgtgtatactatcaggtaagaaacaaatcgccagtctatgttcaatacaggatacaggatgcttggggctggtgcacggggatgatccagagagatgatatggggtgggaggtgggagaggggttcaggattgggaactcatgtacccccgtggctgattcatgtcaatgtatggcaaaaccaatacagtattgtaaagcaaaataaagattaaaaaaaaaaaagacaaatttgggAGATTTTCATAAAACTAATTTAATGTAAAAGACTGTTCTCTATAATTATAGTcttcctatattttaaaataataaaatgccctTTCTTTTCTGAAGAGCAATGCTGataatagtttgtttttttaacacagCAAAATTAGTAATTGTACCATTGGgtcaaaccattaaaaaaaatgattcgTTCTTGAAATCTGAAAGTCAGAAAATCCAAATTTAGAGGCTTTTGCTCCAATTGGGGTATTCTTTGATGTTGAACATATTTCACACATCATTGCTGAAGGTATTTCTTAAGTGTGTTTTGCAGTGTCAAATAAGTGATGAACTATAGCTGAAGGTTTTTCCACATTCATTACAATCACatggtttttctccagtatgaattctctgatgtttaGCAAAGGATGAATCATGCCTAAAGGCTTTCCTGCAATGACTGCATTCATAAGGTTTCACTCCAGTATAGACTCTCTGATGGATAGAAAGATGTATTCTCTGGCtaaaggcttttccacattccttacatttATATGGTCTTTCCCCAGTATGAGTTCTCTGGTGTTGAGTTAGGTATATGCTGTGGCTGTTACTGCATACACTACAAACATAGGGTTTCACACCAGTATGAATAATCTCATGTTGCCTGAGGTGTCTAATCTGGAAAAATGCTTTTCCATATTCTTTGCATGTAAAAGGTTTCTCTCTGACATGAGTTCTCAGATGCTGGATCAGTCCAATGCTTTGGCTAAATGCTTTCTCACATACAccacattcatagggtttctccccAGTATGAATTCTGACATGTTGAGTAAGAGATGATGGATGTCTGAAGGTTTTCCCACATTCCTTGCACTCATAGGGTTTCTCACCAATATGGATTCTCTGATGTGGAATAAGGGATGAGCTTTGGCTAAAGGCTTTTCTACATTCTTTACATCTgaaaggtttctctccagtatgaattctcatTGTTCTGTAAGGTGAATGAACTGTTTGAAGATTTTTTCACGTATATTACATTCAAAGATTTTCATTCTTGTATAATTCCTTGAATGATTAATCAAATCTAAATTGCATCTACTTTTCTTGCCAGATATGTCCTATCTATGGTGTCTTTTTTTCTGGAGGGCCTACTGGTCCTATAACTTTTGAgctcatattaatatttttctcaaatttgttAGATTCTTGGCCTCTCTCCTGAGTGAGCCTTTTCTTGTGGATCAAGGGGATTTGTCTCTCACCTATTCCTTGGTTCTCCTGGTGGTTTTCTAACTTGTGACATTTGGAGATTCTTCCCAATGTGGAAATCAAGGTGCTTCCTCTCATGAACCTTTCCATCATCAGAGCATGGTGTAATTTTTCCCATGAAATGTCATTCTTTAAAGTTGTCTGTTTGGTTTCTGTTTCATCCTCCAAGtctgaaagaaatccaaaaatatAAATGACCCATGTTCACTGCACTTCAAAAATAAATGGCCACAGTGCAAAGAGGAGGGGAAAATAACATATACTAGGTACAGGAAAGCTGCATAGTCGTCAGATAGGATCCTGCCACCTACAGAGCTAATATGAAAATAACAAAGTGGTCAAAACAAAGAAGCTGTTAAAAGAATAtgagataggacttccctggtgatcaagtggttaagaatctgccttccagtgtagggcatatgggtttgatacctggttggagaactaagatcccatataacACCAGGC includes these proteins:
- the ZFP69B gene encoding LOW QUALITY PROTEIN: zinc finger protein 69 homolog B (The sequence of the model RefSeq protein was modified relative to this genomic sequence to represent the inferred CDS: inserted 1 base in 1 codon; deleted 1 base in 1 codon; substituted 3 bases at 3 genomic stop codons); translation: MLQXLLITLPTEASTWVKLHHPKKTVVGALLWEDMTEMFTEAWLSQDADETQGESFKDEVTSGSLTAESQEPLTFKDIIVDFTQEEWGHLATAHQTLYWEAMLENYGNLVSVGYQLSKPGVISQLEKGEEPWLMKREVSGGPSPDLEDETETKQTTLKNDISWEKLHHALMMERFMRGSTLISTLGRISKCHKLENHQENQGIGERQIPLIHKKRLTQERGQESNKFEKNINMSSKVIGPVGPPKKRHHRXDISGKKSRCNLDLINHSRNYTRMKIFECNIREKIFKQFIHLTEXMRIHTGEKPFRCKECRKAFSQSSSLIPHQRIHIGEKPYECKECGKTFRHPSSLTQHVRIHTGEKPYECGVCEKAFSQSIGLIQHLRTHVREKPFTCKEYGKAFFQIRHLRQHEIIHTGVKPYVCSVCSNSHSIYLTQHQRTHTGERPYKCKECGKAFSQRIHLSIHQRVYTGVKPYECSHCRKAFRHDSSFAKHQRIHTGEKPCDCNECGKTFSYSSSLIXHCKTHLRNTFSNDV